Below is a genomic region from Lampris incognitus isolate fLamInc1 chromosome 2, fLamInc1.hap2, whole genome shotgun sequence.
AGTAAGTATGTGGAGCCCCACTCTGTTTAACTGAACGCTGTCTATTTTGAAACAGTTTCATTGTTCCCAGAACAGGCTGAAGTTGTCAGTCAAACTCAGTTTTTGAGCAGTGCATGGGGAGGAAAGCCAGGTATTTAATGCTAGCAAGCGACTGAAATGTTCAATTCCTTTCCCTAGAGTGGACCAGGGAATAGTCTCCTCATAGTCATCGGCATGGAGCTCATTAGATCTGAAAGCTGCTTCGCAACACGCTTCATGTCCCTGGTTCTTATTGTCAGCTGGTTCTGGGacatcagcttgggaagcagcaatCAGAGTGTCAAAACGTTTTTCTTCCTCATGTACTTGGTAGAATATAGAGATTATTTTTTCAAGCTCTGTGATTTTCTGGCTGAGTGTGGCACAGCTGTTGCATTCAgcggagggagaagagaggggagacaTTTTTCACACAGTAAAACATAGCATCCAGCTTTCCAGCTTCTGAGAGTATAAACCTGGTTCATGCTGTCTTCATCTTTCACTGAATAGCATTGCTATTTGCTGTTATCTCAGGTCTCTTCTATTGTAATCACAACTACCTCCAAACTTGTTtctgtcaagtcaatttcatttgtatagcccagtatcacaaattacaaattttcctcaaggggatttacagcaacacaacatcctgtccttagaccctcgcatcggataaggaacaactccctaaaaactctttaacagggagaaaaaataggaagaagcctcaggcagagcaacagaggagggatctctctccaaagacggacagacatgcaatggatgttgtgtttacaatatttacagaatacaacattgaaagaggataacagaattataatatagttataagatatatgaagaatatgatgaggaggatgccaggcagtgtccagacaccgctGAAACACTGGAACTTGATACTGTCAAGTTGTCTCCTGACATTcaattgacattattcattatttcatttgtcAATGGGTCGTCGCCCCTAAGTGAGTGTCAGTACCTCCCTGAATaggatcactgtttgctgttatttcatgTCTGTCCTATTGTACAGTAGAATTAGCTTCAACTTGATTCTGTCAAGATGGCAAATTGTTTCCTAACATGCAATTGACATTCTTCATTATTTCATTTGGCAATGAGTCGTCACCCCTAAATGAATGTCACTACCTTCAGACGTCTTTCCATCAGACGTCTTTTGAAGCCTCAATCTAGTTAACATACTCCAGTGCCTCAAACTTCGATTTATCCACATTAATTCTTCACATTCCATGACCAGAGGTGAAAACAATCTCCACAACGAAAAGCCAGTCTAGTTCCCAAGGGCAGCGGGACTCGTGTTTCAGCCTCAGAGCTGTGGACAGACGGTCTCTTCTCTTCAAAGAGATGAAATCTGAAAACTCAGTGAAAACCGTAGTCACTTCTCTAATAATCAAGTTGTTAGAGTTGAGTACTGCTCATGGAGAAGAAGCAAAAAGTAACAAAAAAGCAGGAAAACTTGGAAAATCAAAGCACAAAGCAGAGAGCAAGAGCAGGATGGCACATTGCTCGAGACCACATAGTGGTGACTACAGAGAGAGGCGGTTGCATCTGAGTCAAAGTAGCACATTTTTGAATTAACTTGTTTTATCGGGAATCAGATAAAAAGAAATAACAATTCCAATAATCGTAAAAATGCTGAATATTGGAGCCGATAATCGACCAGGCCGATAATCGGTTGACCCCTAATTTCATTTAGTTGGGTTTATTATTGTGGTGGAAATAGTGTCATTATCATCAGTGCATTTCTGTTTGCATTTCCCAGGGCTCTTTAGGGCAGCTGTACCAAGTGGTGCATCCACTGGTATCTACGAAGCTTTGGAGCTTAGGGACAACGACAAGTCACGTTACCTTGGGAAAGGTTTGTGCAATTTTGTACTTGTTTCTTTGGTAACCAAAGGTGGTGGCAGAATTGGAGGTTTGAAGTTTGATGTTTATTTGTTAACTACAAATGAGCTCTCATTATGTGTATCTTTTTAGTGTCAACCAAAATGAATTTTCTTTAAAGCATCACTTTATCTGCTATTCGCACGGTATCTTAATGCTTTACCCTCTCTCTTCCACTTTGCCAGATGTGAAAGGGTCTGAGTAAGTTAGTGAGATCTGTCCTGCTTAAATCAGATCTAAGGTTTGTCTGTAGTCCAGTTAGTTATGCAATCATGATGACATGGAGAATGCTCTTTGAATTCTATGTGATGAGATGTGGTGCATCAGCAAAGCATGTGGGTCAGACAATATACACACTAAAGCTAATTATGCAGCCTGAGGACTGATTCGCTGTCAAATCAGAATGTTCCGGCATGTTAATCTGTGCTGTGATGGACGTTTTTATGCTGTCTTAATTGTAGCAAAATAGCAGGTTAATTTGTGAGCTCCATTTAAGATAGCCCCATAATCACCTTAACTGTTGCATGTCACCTTTTTCAAGTTTATTCATCAACAGAAATTGTGCATGATTTATGAATCCCGTGGCTTTATTGCTCCTACTTTTGGACAGTTGTTTGTTTGATTAATTATAACACGCTATCTTCCCTGTCGCAGGCGTTTTAAAGGCAGTTGAAAACATTAATTCAACTATTGCCCCTGCGCTTGTCGCCAAGGTAAGAAGCTGTAATTAATGTTTATCTTGCGGAGTTGTTCAAAATCCAGTGgaattatatttgaaaataatgccTTATTTGTGATCCCAAAATAATTAATGTATTGTGCTCCCTTCTATCAGGATGTGTCTGTGGTTGATCAAGAAACAGTTGACAGGATGATGCTCGAGTTGGATGGTACAGAGAACAAGTGTAAGATAAGATAATCACACAAAGGTGATGTGAATGATCAGTAACATGATTAGAACTGTTCTGTACATGATGGTTGATGTAGCTCTCTTTGTATATACTCTTTTGATCACCATCATATTAACGTAACTGACAGCCTTGTTTCTATTACAATTTAAGTTGGGTAATACATTGTGAATCACTTCCTAATGTAGTGATCGCcgtgggtccatcaggaccttagcatatggccactCCTATGCAAATGTgtctgcagcagcaccttctcgtggtacctcctgttttcaaaaagtctgctgcgggggcgaccagGTTCCCGGCaatataaccgggtgggtcgattggtcttgttagccttggttggcagccgttttaggagaaggacaactctgatttgtaacctccactgccttgtgggtatactcgtctacgagaaaagcttcgggaagaaaccctgaggaaaaatctccaTTGTCACtcatctcgctagtcttgccactggtagtaggtggtctcgggcgAGAGAGTGCGGTTGATGAtgcacaactcttcctcactttaatcattgcgcaagtcatcagtcatccatcacaggatgactagatggacCTCgttgctgcgacggacgaataacaataACATTGTGAATAccgtaaaaaaaagttttttaacaATTTAATGACATTTTGTTCTACAGCTTTGCAAGTGttatctttttgtcttttttttttactctcattATTACAGCCAAACTTGGTGCAAATGCTATTCTGGGTGTGTCGCTTGCTGTTTGTAAAGCTGGTGCAGCTGAGAAAGGAGTGCCCTTGTATCGTCATATTGCTGACCTTGCAGGAAACCCGGAGGTCATCCTGCCTGTGCCGgtaaaatgaaaataaacacaTCAGAAACGGGACATTATTTTAGTTTTATTCCGTTCAGCCTTTTTATCATGTAATTGCGACTCTAATCTCTCATCCCACATTCCAGGCCTTCAACGTGATCAACGGTGGATCTCACGCAGGTAACAAACTTGCTATGCAGGAATTTATGATCTTGCCCATCGGTGCTAGCACCTTTAAGGAAGCCATACGCATTGGAGCTGAGGTCTACCATAATCTGAAGAACGTAATTAAGAAGAGGTATGGCCAGGATGCTACCAATGTTGGGGATGAAGGTGGCTTTGCTCCAAACATCCTTGAGAATCAAGAAGGTATGAAACAATGGCAGTTTTATTTAAGCAAACAAtatttgtgtgattttttttttttcatctatatTCAGACAGCACCCGTCGCTGCAACAGAGACATGATTGCCATCTCCTTAAATTGAAGGTGTAGGGCCAACAGTAGCTGTCTTTGCCATAATGAAGCATTTCAATGATCTATGAATCAATGCCGCAGCTTGTACTATAACCAaacttaaaacaaattaacaGCCAATCACACCATTCATGTGGTACATAGTAAATACTGCACAACACTGAGATGCACACTGAGATGCACACAAAACCTTGGGTGTATACCTTGATTCTTTTAACAAAACTATTTAGATATTTACTTTTATGCTGTTTTTATGTTTCCCTGTAGCTCTTGAGCTGTTAAAGGAGGCCATTGCTAAAGCTGGATACACAGATGAGATTGTAATTGGCATGGATGTGGCAGCATCAGAATTCTACAAGGATGGGAAATACGACCTGGACTTCAAGTCGTTTGATGATCCAAGCCGTTACATCACCCCCGATGAGCTGGCTGACCTTTACAAGAGCTTTGTCAAGGATTATCCAGGTAACAACCAGACACTTTCTCTTTTTACCTACTGTTTAACACCAAAGTGTCCGGGTTTATATATAGGTATGGCTGAGATAAAGAAAACGGGCATAATCTGTCACAGTAAAACCCCAGCGGTTCTATACGGGTATGGGAAACATCTTGTGGAGAAAAAAAGTCAGTCCATTTATGTCCCTGCTCTGCTTGGCAAGTCTTATCCCAGGGAGTTTTGGCAAATCACCCCATTTCTCCAATGCCAATCAATCTCTCTTGGAATAATTGACAGGAACTATAATTTTAGTTATCAGTTCATTTTGTATTTGAATGTTTACTCCAGTAAAATTATACTCCAAGGATCTCTCAATAGGCAGAGCACATCAATCCCTCCTTTAACTTGATAAAATCCTAAAAACTAAAAATCTAATCACTCCTATTTAGCAATTCTAAGTCATTAACATGGGTATTATTCCTTGTCCAGTAATGTTCTTATTGACAAGAATGCCCCATAGATAAGGCGTGGACTATTCCAGTTCTATTCCATATTCCATATATCTTGCTTAATAGTCAGATGTTATCGCAAACGAGTATATAAGATTTTGAAATGACATGGAAATAAGCGTTTCCCTCCATATCGTGAGGATGGAGGGCTGCATATGCATATGAACTCGAGATCTGAATTAGAGCAGTATATGTTATCTATTGCTATAATTAATCAAAAAGAAGAGGTTGCGCTGTAGAAATCTAATTTCTCTTTTACAGTGGTATCCATTGAGGACCCCTTTGACCAGGATGACTGGCAGGCCTGGACCAACTTCACAGAGACCACAGATATCCAGGTCGTCGGTGATGATCTCACAGTCACCAATCCCAAACGCATCACCCGGGCTGTTGAGGAAAAGGCCTGCAACTGTCTCCTGCTCAAAGTCAATCAGATTGGCACGGTTACTGAGTCAATGGAGGCGTAAGTGAACACTAATAATTCCAGTTTATTATTCATCGGCTATTCAGATATTGCAGAAATCAAGTAATAATCTTGAAATTGACAAATTCCACCTCCCAACAATTGTCATCCTGCATCTTGTAGTTGTAAGATGGCCCAGGCCAATGGCTGGGGGGTGATGGTCAGCCACCGGTCTGGAGAGACAGAGGATACCTTCATAGCTGATTTGGTTGTTGGCTTGTGTACTGGACAGGTGAATAAAATAACATTAATAACATGGATTATTCTGTGAAtgaattttttttaataaggTAAATGGCACAATATTTTCAATTTACAGATTACTTATATTTGTCAAGTGTACCATTTTCAGAAATGGAAAATGTATTTCCTTTTTATGAAAGATTTAGAAAAgcattaaaaaaaaccatcttagGCCTAATAGCCCAAAAGGCATTGTTAAGCAATTTAATGCCACATTTAGCACAAAGACTAACAAAGAGATGGAAATGCCACTGATAAAATTGTTATAAAGAAATCCACATTTATTCCTGTCTAGTCTGAGTAAGTAATTTAACCCAGGACCTATTTTAAAAATATGGAATTTTTACTCTCACAGATCAAAACTGGTGCACCCTGTCGCTCTGAGcgtttggccaagtacaaccagATTCTTAGGTAAGCCTCGTCTATTAGTTGTCGCTGATTTTGCAGATGTGTGGTGCGTTTGTTGATAAATTAAAGTGTctatagacaacttttcaactcccCCCGCCCCGTAGTGTTTCCAAGGGTTTTTATTGTTTGCGCCACTGTCACAAAGACAATCGGATCACTTTTCTGTTTagtagcagcctggctactgtccaaagcaagaaacaaccgtaacAATTCcagtttgaactagaaaccccgatctcagtgctatgataagggcagagtaaaacatctggtagtattaataagtaggcaggttgttttACTTCCTGATCCAGTAGAAATAATGGTAACGGAATgctggtttggaaccctctcaagtcctgggtgttgtatcgaactcttgtTTCCCCCGTCAAGATCTGTTCcaccctagccagagttcgatacagcACTTGgaatgcttgattaaccttaaccttacctcagcctaaccctaagcttaacctaacgcttaccttaacctaattgtAACCTGTATCCACGTGAACACTTTCATCttgctagggggaaacagatctcaatggggaaacagagttcaatacaacaccggCGCTTGCTCCGAGTGAATGCCtgtccgaggttcactcttgttttacctctgtttctgtcACTCTCCCTCGTCACCATCTTTGTCTCCTCCGTAAGCGggcttctttttctcttgccaggtagagtttccactgtcacttcggttgttccaccatCCGCCATTTCCACTACTGGGGATAGTTGTACTGATAACta
It encodes:
- the eno1b gene encoding enolase 1b, (alpha), which translates into the protein MSIVKIHAREIFDSRGNPTVEVDLYTEKGLFRAAVPSGASTGIYEALELRDNDKSRYLGKGVLKAVENINSTIAPALVAKDVSVVDQETVDRMMLELDGTENKSKLGANAILGVSLAVCKAGAAEKGVPLYRHIADLAGNPEVILPVPAFNVINGGSHAGNKLAMQEFMILPIGASTFKEAIRIGAEVYHNLKNVIKKRYGQDATNVGDEGGFAPNILENQEALELLKEAIAKAGYTDEIVIGMDVAASEFYKDGKYDLDFKSFDDPSRYITPDELADLYKSFVKDYPVVSIEDPFDQDDWQAWTNFTETTDIQVVGDDLTVTNPKRITRAVEEKACNCLLLKVNQIGTVTESMEACKMAQANGWGVMVSHRSGETEDTFIADLVVGLCTGQIKTGAPCRSERLAKYNQILRIEEELGDKARFAGKNFRNPLIN